The Microbacter sp. GSS18 genome has a segment encoding these proteins:
- a CDS encoding aminotransferase class V-fold PLP-dependent enzyme, which produces MTADDPYRRALDAAHAHALRWLRTLPDRPIRPETDVDGVLARLDPELPEAGRDAAAVIDEMADAAEPGLLAMGSPRFYGFVIGGTYPSALAADWLVSAWDQMTGSRVPTPATAAFEETAARWLLDLLQLPADSGLGFATGATSANLACLVAARDAVIRRDGGDPTSGLAAARPVRFLAGGAVHVSAALAGRMAGLGAPITVGSDDQGRIDVAGLRRALADGDGPAVVSLQAGDVHSGAFDDFPAAIDAAHEAGAWVHVDGAFGLWACAVPRLRDLVAGIERADSWATDAHKTLNVPYDCGLSIVRDTAAMTAALGPTAAYLPDAGGVADPWDRVVELSRRARGVPVWATLRELGRAGVVDLVDGLARSAAALAEGFAGIAGLEILNDVVFTQVCVAAGDDAATEALGEWLREEGTVWASSSRWQGRAVVRFSVSNRGTDAAAVERTIDAVRRGGAAIGIR; this is translated from the coding sequence ATGACCGCTGACGACCCCTATCGACGTGCGCTCGACGCCGCGCACGCGCACGCGCTGCGCTGGCTCCGGACGCTGCCGGACCGGCCGATCCGTCCCGAGACCGATGTCGACGGCGTGCTCGCCCGCCTCGATCCCGAGTTGCCCGAGGCGGGGCGGGACGCGGCCGCCGTCATCGACGAGATGGCGGATGCCGCCGAGCCGGGGCTGCTGGCGATGGGCTCGCCGCGGTTCTACGGGTTCGTCATCGGCGGCACCTACCCGTCGGCCCTCGCCGCGGACTGGCTGGTCTCGGCGTGGGATCAGATGACCGGGTCGCGCGTGCCGACGCCGGCCACGGCTGCGTTCGAGGAGACCGCCGCCCGCTGGCTGCTGGATCTCCTGCAGCTGCCCGCGGACAGCGGGCTGGGCTTCGCCACGGGTGCGACGAGCGCGAACCTCGCGTGCTTGGTGGCCGCGCGGGATGCCGTCATCCGGCGCGACGGCGGTGATCCGACGTCGGGCCTCGCCGCCGCCCGCCCGGTGCGGTTCCTCGCCGGCGGCGCCGTGCACGTGTCGGCGGCACTCGCCGGCCGCATGGCGGGCCTGGGTGCCCCGATCACGGTCGGCAGCGACGACCAGGGGAGGATCGACGTCGCGGGTCTCCGTCGCGCGCTGGCGGACGGCGACGGGCCCGCGGTGGTGTCGCTGCAGGCGGGGGATGTGCACTCGGGCGCCTTCGACGACTTCCCCGCGGCGATCGACGCCGCGCACGAGGCGGGCGCGTGGGTCCACGTCGACGGCGCGTTCGGGCTGTGGGCGTGCGCCGTTCCCCGTCTGCGCGACCTGGTCGCGGGGATCGAGCGTGCCGACTCGTGGGCGACGGATGCCCACAAGACCCTCAACGTGCCCTACGACTGCGGGCTGTCGATCGTGCGCGACACCGCCGCCATGACGGCCGCGCTCGGGCCCACCGCCGCCTACCTGCCCGATGCCGGCGGGGTCGCCGACCCGTGGGATCGCGTCGTGGAGCTCTCGCGCCGCGCGCGCGGCGTGCCGGTGTGGGCGACGCTGCGCGAACTGGGCCGTGCGGGCGTGGTCGACCTGGTCGACGGCCTCGCGCGCTCCGCCGCCGCGCTCGCGGAGGGGTTCGCCGGCATCGCCGGTCTCGAGATCCTCAACGACGTCGTCTTCACGCAGGTGTGCGTGGCCGCCGGCGACGACGCGGCGACCGAGGCTCTGGGGGAGTGGCTGCGCGAGGAGGGCACGGTGTGGGCGTCGTCGTCGCGCTGGCAGGGGCGTGCGGTGGTCCGCTTCTCGGTGTCGAACCGAGGCACGGACGCCGCGGCGGTGGAGCGCACGATCGACGCCGTTCGCCGGGGAGGGGCGGCGATCGGCATCCGCTGA
- a CDS encoding SseB family protein: protein MSPDTDGCDHSADSAGVPWEGRSFRANPHSGDDGSADPALLAALTAFRAGEGGQEAVVEAYRTARLLIPLVAEKGDEGVGPTGLAVDKTQELSIVTVAAPDGRKVLPVFSSVEAMAVWDPQARPIPADGVRTAVAAASDDTDLIVLDPGSETEFVIRRPAVWAIARGEAWEPSFVSPAVYSGLQESIGGELAVLDLSVEPGDPAARLRGPELVVRLRLMEGLDKDELDAVLARLARRWSADDRVAVLVDSLSVKLVRAG from the coding sequence ATGTCGCCGGATACTGACGGCTGCGACCACTCGGCCGACTCGGCCGGTGTGCCGTGGGAGGGGCGGAGCTTCCGCGCCAACCCGCACTCCGGTGACGACGGGTCGGCCGACCCGGCGCTGCTGGCGGCGCTGACCGCGTTCCGCGCGGGCGAGGGCGGCCAGGAGGCGGTCGTCGAGGCCTATCGCACCGCGCGCCTGCTGATCCCGCTCGTCGCCGAGAAGGGCGACGAGGGCGTCGGCCCCACGGGGCTGGCCGTCGACAAGACGCAGGAGCTGTCGATCGTGACCGTCGCCGCGCCCGACGGCCGCAAGGTGCTGCCGGTCTTCAGCTCGGTCGAGGCGATGGCCGTCTGGGATCCGCAGGCCCGGCCGATCCCCGCCGACGGCGTGCGCACGGCGGTCGCCGCAGCATCCGACGACACCGACCTGATCGTCCTCGATCCCGGCAGCGAGACGGAGTTCGTCATCCGGCGCCCGGCGGTGTGGGCGATCGCCCGCGGCGAGGCCTGGGAGCCGAGCTTCGTGTCGCCCGCGGTCTACTCGGGGCTGCAGGAGAGCATCGGCGGCGAGCTGGCGGTGCTGGACCTGTCGGTGGAGCCGGGCGACCCGGCCGCACGCCTGCGGGGCCCGGAGCTCGTCGTGCGCCTGCGTCTGATGGAGGGTCTCGACAAGGACGAGCTCGACGCCGTCCTGGCGCGCCTCGCCCGGCGGTGGTCCGCCGACGACCGCGTCGCGGTGCTCGTCGACTCGCTGAGCGTCAAGCTGGTGCGCGCGGGCTGA
- the priA gene encoding bifunctional 1-(5-phosphoribosyl)-5-((5-phosphoribosylamino)methylideneamino)imidazole-4-carboxamide isomerase/phosphoribosylanthranilate isomerase PriA encodes MNDFASTPMLTLLPAVDVADGKAVRLTQGAAGTETNYGDPVDAALEFARQGADWIHLVDLDAAFGRGSNASLMRKVIKQVKGVQVELSGGIRDDATLEAALESGAARINLGTAALENPEWAADVIGRYGDVIAVGLDVRGTTLAARGWTREGGDLWTVLGRLEAAGCSRYVVTDVTKDGTLRGPNLDLLREITSRTPKPVVASGGISSLDDVAALRDLVPLGVEGAIMGKALYAGKFTLAEALDVAGY; translated from the coding sequence GTCGATGTCGCCGACGGCAAGGCCGTCCGTCTCACCCAGGGGGCCGCCGGCACCGAGACCAACTACGGTGACCCGGTCGATGCCGCCCTGGAGTTCGCCCGTCAGGGCGCGGACTGGATCCACCTGGTCGACCTCGACGCCGCGTTCGGTCGCGGCAGCAACGCATCCCTGATGCGCAAGGTCATCAAGCAGGTCAAGGGCGTCCAGGTCGAGCTGTCGGGCGGCATCCGCGACGATGCCACCCTCGAGGCGGCGCTCGAGTCCGGCGCCGCCCGCATCAACCTCGGCACCGCGGCGCTGGAGAACCCCGAATGGGCGGCGGATGTCATCGGACGCTACGGCGACGTCATCGCCGTCGGCCTCGACGTGCGCGGCACGACGCTCGCCGCGCGCGGCTGGACGCGCGAAGGCGGCGACCTGTGGACCGTGCTCGGCCGCCTCGAGGCCGCCGGCTGCAGCCGCTACGTCGTCACCGACGTGACCAAGGACGGCACGCTGCGCGGCCCCAACCTCGACCTGCTGCGCGAGATCACGTCGCGCACGCCGAAGCCCGTCGTCGCCTCCGGCGGCATCTCGAGCCTCGACGACGTCGCGGCTCTGCGCGACCTCGTCCCGCTCGGCGTCGAGGGCGCCATCATGGGGAAGGCGCTGTACGCGGGCAAGTTCACGCTCGCCGAGGCCCTGGATGTCGCCGGATACTGA